A single genomic interval of Flavihumibacter rivuli harbors:
- the dprA gene encoding DNA-processing protein DprA, whose translation MEEELLYQVALTMAPHIGNVQAKILVQQFGSASAIFKVSIHQLEKVEGMGATRARAIKRFHDWDTAAAQVARLKASSLRTLFLSDEDYPRRLLNCYDPPTLLYYEGEASLNQSHHLGIIGTRHHSEYGRQAAEKLVADLQSLQVSIISGMAYGIDGVAHRAALKNGMTTIGVLAHGLDTIYPPEHAGLAREITRNKGALVTEFPPQTLPDKHHFPIRNRIVAGLCDAIVVVETGIKGGSMITAELANGYNRDVFAYPGRATDPKSSGCNQLIRQNKAILLNNASELLEWLGWNESPKSATNPQRPLFPELNPTEQRLVDLLTEKPDAHIDTLSMMAGIPQSAMAAALLSLEMNNIIMSLPGKRYRLL comes from the coding sequence ATGGAGGAGGAATTGCTTTACCAGGTTGCCTTAACGATGGCACCTCATATCGGCAATGTACAAGCGAAGATCCTGGTCCAGCAATTCGGATCGGCCAGTGCCATCTTCAAGGTATCCATTCACCAATTGGAAAAAGTGGAAGGCATGGGAGCCACCAGGGCCCGGGCGATCAAAAGATTCCATGACTGGGATACTGCCGCTGCACAGGTTGCCAGGCTGAAAGCCTCTTCCCTAAGAACCCTGTTCCTTTCTGATGAGGACTACCCCAGGCGACTCCTCAATTGTTACGACCCGCCAACCCTATTGTACTACGAAGGCGAAGCCAGCCTCAACCAGTCGCACCACCTTGGGATCATTGGCACCAGGCACCACTCTGAATATGGAAGGCAGGCAGCCGAAAAACTGGTTGCCGACCTGCAATCCTTACAGGTAAGCATCATCAGCGGCATGGCCTACGGGATTGACGGAGTCGCCCACAGGGCTGCCCTGAAGAACGGCATGACCACTATCGGGGTATTGGCCCATGGCCTGGACACCATTTACCCACCCGAACATGCCGGGCTGGCGAGGGAGATCACCAGAAACAAAGGCGCCCTGGTCACAGAATTCCCACCCCAAACCCTGCCGGACAAGCACCATTTCCCGATCCGCAACAGGATCGTGGCAGGGCTCTGTGACGCCATTGTGGTAGTGGAAACGGGCATCAAAGGGGGAAGCATGATCACCGCAGAATTGGCCAATGGTTACAACAGGGATGTTTTTGCCTATCCCGGTCGGGCAACAGACCCCAAAAGCAGCGGCTGCAACCAGTTGATCCGGCAGAACAAAGCCATCCTCCTGAACAATGCTTCGGAATTATTGGAATGGCTGGGCTGGAACGAGAGTCCCAAATCGGCAACAAATCCCCAACGTCCCCTATTCCCGGAACTCAACCCTACCGAACAACGCCTGGTTGATCTGCTCACGGAAAAACCCGATGCGCATATCGACACCTTGAGTATGATGGCAGGTATTCCGCAAAGCGCCATGGCTGCTGCGCTTCTCTCATTGGAAATGAACAATATCATCATGAGTTTGCCCGGCAAAAGGTACAGGTTGTTGTAA
- a CDS encoding OmpA family protein, with translation MLKHILNFLAITLLAFPVLAQDYDPVKVNKKAARLYENALNKAQDGDFKEGIRILKEAVGIDPRFADAYLSIAGMYGELKDYDNSILYYEKAKAVDSVYFGDYNLPYSINLAGKGRFNDALHAVNSFLTINNLNDASIKAGNYRRKCYLFALEQSTQPGIMNYSFTPQNLGDSVNSDVSEYYPALTIDNKQLVFTRRVNNFNEDFFGTRLNANNWSKAKGLEGQINSNLNEGAQSLSIDGEWLVFTGCNFPEGRGSCDLYISFLTPDGWSEPENLGRTINTESWESAPSLSPDKRDLYFASTRPGGYGGSDIWVSHLLPDGRWSEARNLGPEINTSGDESCPFIHADNQTLYFTSNGLQGYGGDDLFMVRKGPKKSWSLPVNLGYPINTIENEGSLVITSDGGTAYYASDRADSRGGLDIYTFTMRQDVRPIKTLWVKGRVMDENTKKGLPSAVELTDLSTRETVSKVQTDETGNYLITLPVGRDYAFNVNRKGYLFFSENFPLSKKTPDSTYNIDILLKPITPNAIMVLKNIFFSTNSTTLDSTSMVELDKLVQMLRENPGLNIQINGHTDNVGKAADNQKLSNGRAQSVVNYLISKGIDAKRLSFQGYGATQPIADNTTEEGKAMNRRTEVKVISQ, from the coding sequence ATGCTAAAACATATCCTGAATTTCCTTGCAATTACCCTGTTGGCTTTCCCGGTGTTGGCCCAGGACTACGATCCCGTTAAGGTGAACAAAAAAGCCGCCCGGCTTTATGAGAACGCCCTGAATAAGGCGCAGGACGGGGATTTCAAGGAAGGGATCCGCATCCTGAAGGAAGCCGTGGGCATAGATCCCCGCTTTGCCGATGCCTACCTTTCCATCGCAGGCATGTACGGGGAACTGAAGGATTACGACAACTCCATTCTGTATTACGAGAAGGCCAAAGCTGTCGACTCCGTTTATTTTGGCGATTACAACCTGCCCTATTCCATCAACCTGGCAGGCAAAGGCAGGTTCAACGATGCCCTCCATGCCGTGAACAGCTTCCTGACCATCAATAACCTGAATGACGCTAGCATAAAGGCCGGTAATTACAGGCGGAAATGCTATCTATTTGCCCTTGAACAATCTACCCAACCCGGCATCATGAATTATTCCTTCACCCCCCAAAACCTGGGTGACAGTGTGAATAGCGATGTGTCGGAATACTATCCAGCCCTTACCATTGACAACAAGCAACTGGTCTTCACGAGGCGGGTCAATAATTTCAATGAGGATTTCTTTGGCACGCGGCTGAACGCCAATAATTGGAGCAAGGCCAAAGGACTGGAAGGCCAGATCAATTCCAACCTGAATGAGGGTGCGCAAAGCCTTTCCATTGATGGGGAATGGCTGGTTTTTACCGGTTGCAATTTCCCCGAAGGCCGCGGTAGTTGCGATCTCTATATTTCCTTCCTGACACCGGACGGCTGGAGTGAACCCGAAAACCTGGGAAGGACTATCAACACAGAATCATGGGAATCGGCACCCAGCCTATCCCCTGACAAACGCGACCTCTATTTCGCCAGTACAAGGCCCGGCGGCTATGGCGGAAGCGATATTTGGGTGAGTCACCTCCTTCCCGATGGCCGCTGGAGTGAAGCCCGGAACCTGGGCCCCGAGATCAATACCAGTGGTGATGAAAGTTGCCCTTTCATCCATGCCGATAACCAGACCCTCTATTTCACTTCCAATGGCCTGCAGGGGTATGGCGGTGATGACCTGTTCATGGTACGTAAGGGTCCTAAAAAATCCTGGAGCCTGCCCGTGAACCTGGGCTATCCCATCAACACCATCGAAAACGAAGGCAGCCTGGTCATTACCTCCGACGGCGGTACTGCCTATTATGCCAGCGACCGGGCAGATAGCCGCGGCGGACTGGATATTTACACTTTCACCATGCGCCAGGATGTGCGCCCTATCAAGACCCTCTGGGTAAAAGGAAGAGTCATGGATGAGAACACCAAAAAAGGGTTGCCTTCCGCTGTTGAACTGACCGACCTCTCCACCAGGGAAACCGTTAGTAAGGTACAAACCGATGAAACCGGTAATTACCTCATTACCCTGCCTGTTGGAAGGGATTATGCCTTCAATGTGAACCGCAAGGGCTACCTCTTCTTTTCAGAAAATTTCCCTTTGAGCAAGAAGACCCCGGATTCTACCTACAATATTGATATCCTCCTGAAGCCAATCACCCCCAATGCCATTATGGTACTGAAGAATATCTTCTTCAGCACCAATAGCACAACATTAGACAGTACCTCCATGGTTGAACTGGACAAACTGGTGCAGATGCTGCGGGAGAACCCGGGACTGAATATCCAGATCAACGGCCATACCGATAATGTAGGTAAGGCAGCCGACAACCAGAAACTCTCCAATGGCAGGGCCCAATCTGTTGTCAACTACCTCATCAGTAAAGGCATAGATGCCAAAAGACTGAGCTTCCAGGGATATGGCGCCACCCAGCCTATTGCGGATAATACAACTGAGGAAGGGAAGGCCATGAACAGGCGGACGGAAGTCAAGGTGATCAGCCAATAA
- a CDS encoding alpha/beta fold hydrolase translates to MMHYRRVGTGKLVVVLLHGFGEDSRIWKHQENFLRDKFTLIIPDLPGCGKSGHEADLGMENLAHGIDKILRKENVEKAAMIGHSMGGYIALAFAALFPAKLSGLGLFHSTAFADSAAKKEARQKSIAFIREHGNKLFLETTTPNLFAESNRPALQHLIAEIVTDNSSISPETLIGYYEAMMARPDRTAILRNNSLPVLFVVGKYDIAVPFSDSMQQVYLPDLSYIHVLENSGHMGMLEETDKSNQALEKFLDDLS, encoded by the coding sequence ATGATGCATTACAGAAGAGTAGGAACGGGTAAACTGGTGGTGGTATTACTGCATGGCTTCGGGGAAGACAGCAGGATATGGAAACACCAGGAAAACTTTCTCCGGGATAAGTTCACCCTGATCATCCCTGACCTGCCGGGTTGTGGCAAAAGTGGGCATGAGGCTGACCTGGGAATGGAGAACCTTGCACATGGTATTGATAAGATACTCCGAAAAGAAAACGTTGAAAAGGCAGCTATGATAGGCCATTCCATGGGTGGCTATATTGCTTTAGCCTTCGCTGCGTTATTCCCTGCCAAACTTTCTGGCCTCGGCCTCTTCCACTCAACAGCCTTTGCAGATTCAGCGGCCAAAAAGGAAGCAAGGCAAAAAAGCATTGCTTTCATCAGGGAACATGGAAACAAACTATTCCTGGAAACAACGACACCCAACCTTTTCGCCGAATCGAACAGGCCTGCACTCCAGCACCTGATCGCTGAAATTGTAACAGACAATAGCTCAATATCACCAGAAACCCTGATCGGTTACTATGAAGCCATGATGGCCCGTCCCGACAGGACTGCCATTCTCCGGAACAATTCCCTGCCGGTTCTTTTCGTTGTAGGAAAATACGACATCGCCGTGCCGTTTAGCGACAGTATGCAGCAGGTGTATCTTCCCGATTTATCGTATATTCATGTGCTGGAAAATTCCGGCCACATGGGAATGCTGGAGGAAACTGACAAGAGCAACCAGGCGTTGGAAAAATTCCTGGATGACCTTTCATAA
- a CDS encoding PKD domain-containing protein produces the protein MKTLGIFLLALLTFCLPASAAHIRGGELSYKYLGPGSTASSSRYQITLKLYIDCRANSPGQLDEFVNFTVYNKANNQIAVPAINANRTIDEFINYDPNSNPCITNPPTDICYRLRYYSTTIELPNSTAGYLVSFQRCCRIAGIQNMSGNSGNVGATYSCDIPGTNVLAEAYKNSSPSFIASDAVAVCAGSPFTFDFSARDTEDGDSLSYSLCNAYLGGGTEAGTCFDCTSPSPTSPPPYTSVGYTAGFNGGQPLGSRASIDSKTGLISGIAPNGVGQYVVTACVNEYRQGKLINVHRKDIHISVSNCQPLKALLDPNYSFCDDFLVTLQNGQVNPSGSQYIWQYGDGSKADTTTVALGTVQHQYADTGTYKVSLKVILAGGQCQDSTTTLIKVYPGFFPGFEVIGSCLLTPFTFRDTTRSRYGVASKWTWDFGDETTNTDISIQRNPTWKFNSLGIKQARLIVESSFGCRDTVFRDFEVRDKPNLNLAFKDTLICSIDTLQLNASAPGTLNPIFSWSPNLNILNRNTPNPLVYPKTTTRYVVQLDDNGCANSDSVLVRVVDRVTLRASADTTICLTDEIQLNAAGDGLRYQWTPAATLDNPNTRNPLARPTATTTYTVEASIGKCTARDNVVVTTIPYPFANAGPDITICYDDTTQLNATIIGSSFSWTPSSTLINPETLTPLARPRRTTQYVLSVLDNLGCPKPGRDTVLVTVRQPIRAFAGNDTSVVIGQPLQLNGSGAELFLWTPSTGLNFNNIANPVANLTQNQTYIMTAFTPEGCLGVDTINIKVFRTNPDIFVPNAFTPGKSTNTVFRPIPVGISQLEYFRVYNRWGQLVFSSSEATKGWDGKVGGQDQATGTYVWMVQGKDFTGKTIFKKGTVVLIR, from the coding sequence ATGAAAACACTTGGCATATTCCTTCTTGCCTTGCTTACCTTTTGCTTACCCGCATCAGCTGCCCATATCCGTGGCGGTGAATTGTCGTACAAATACCTTGGACCGGGAAGCACTGCCAGCTCATCACGGTACCAGATCACATTGAAATTATACATCGACTGCAGGGCCAACAGTCCGGGCCAGTTGGATGAGTTCGTCAACTTTACTGTTTACAACAAGGCAAATAACCAGATCGCGGTCCCGGCCATCAACGCCAACCGGACCATTGATGAATTCATCAATTATGATCCCAATTCCAACCCTTGTATCACCAATCCCCCGACAGATATCTGCTATCGCCTGAGGTATTATTCCACTACTATTGAACTTCCCAATTCCACTGCAGGTTACCTCGTTTCTTTCCAACGCTGTTGCAGGATAGCAGGCATCCAGAACATGAGCGGTAATAGTGGTAATGTGGGCGCAACCTATTCCTGCGATATTCCCGGCACCAACGTTTTGGCAGAAGCATATAAGAACTCCAGTCCTTCTTTCATCGCTTCCGATGCGGTGGCCGTTTGTGCAGGTTCACCCTTCACCTTCGACTTTTCCGCACGTGATACCGAGGATGGGGATTCCCTTTCTTATTCCCTGTGCAATGCCTATTTGGGCGGTGGCACAGAAGCCGGCACCTGCTTCGATTGTACTTCTCCCTCCCCCACTTCTCCCCCGCCTTATACCTCCGTTGGGTATACTGCAGGATTTAACGGCGGACAGCCGCTGGGTTCCAGGGCTAGCATCGACTCCAAGACAGGGTTGATCTCCGGCATTGCCCCCAACGGGGTTGGACAATATGTGGTGACTGCCTGCGTGAATGAATACCGGCAAGGTAAACTGATTAATGTACACAGGAAGGATATCCATATTTCAGTGTCCAATTGCCAGCCACTCAAGGCCCTGTTGGATCCCAACTATAGCTTCTGTGATGATTTCCTGGTAACCCTTCAGAACGGTCAGGTCAATCCATCCGGTTCCCAATACATTTGGCAATACGGCGACGGGTCAAAGGCCGACACAACCACTGTTGCCCTGGGCACTGTACAACACCAATATGCGGATACCGGAACTTACAAGGTTTCGCTAAAGGTGATCCTCGCCGGCGGGCAATGCCAGGATTCAACCACCACGCTGATCAAGGTTTACCCTGGATTCTTCCCTGGCTTTGAAGTGATCGGCTCCTGCCTGCTGACGCCCTTTACATTCCGCGATACTACCAGGTCCCGTTATGGCGTTGCAAGCAAATGGACCTGGGACTTTGGTGATGAAACCACCAATACCGATATCTCTATTCAACGTAACCCAACCTGGAAATTCAATTCACTTGGGATAAAGCAGGCAAGGTTGATCGTTGAAAGCAGCTTTGGCTGCAGGGATACCGTGTTCCGCGACTTCGAGGTGCGCGACAAGCCCAACCTGAACCTCGCTTTCAAGGATACCCTGATCTGCAGTATTGATACCCTGCAACTCAATGCCAGTGCACCAGGTACCCTGAACCCGATCTTTTCATGGTCGCCCAACCTGAATATCCTGAACCGGAATACCCCTAACCCGCTGGTATACCCGAAAACTACAACCAGGTACGTAGTGCAGCTGGATGATAACGGTTGTGCCAATTCCGATTCTGTATTGGTAAGGGTGGTAGACAGGGTTACATTGCGGGCAAGTGCTGACACCACGATCTGCCTGACGGACGAGATCCAACTGAATGCCGCAGGCGATGGGCTACGCTACCAATGGACACCTGCCGCAACACTGGATAATCCTAATACCAGGAACCCCCTGGCCAGGCCTACTGCCACAACAACCTATACCGTTGAAGCCAGCATTGGCAAGTGTACAGCAAGGGACAATGTGGTGGTCACTACCATTCCTTATCCATTCGCCAATGCAGGTCCGGATATTACCATTTGTTATGATGACACTACCCAACTGAATGCCACCATAATCGGGTCATCCTTCAGTTGGACACCAAGCTCCACACTTATCAACCCCGAAACACTTACCCCACTGGCAAGGCCGAGGAGGACAACTCAATATGTACTTTCCGTGCTGGACAACCTGGGTTGCCCTAAACCCGGCAGGGATACTGTTCTGGTGACCGTACGCCAGCCCATCAGGGCATTTGCAGGCAACGACACCTCAGTGGTGATCGGCCAGCCATTGCAGCTGAATGGTTCAGGTGCAGAGCTTTTCCTTTGGACGCCTTCCACAGGACTTAATTTTAACAACATTGCCAATCCTGTGGCCAACCTCACCCAGAACCAAACTTATATCATGACGGCCTTTACGCCGGAGGGATGCCTTGGCGTAGACACTATAAATATCAAGGTATTCAGGACCAACCCTGACATCTTTGTCCCCAACGCCTTCACCCCAGGCAAGTCAACCAATACTGTCTTCAGACCTATTCCTGTAGGGATCTCCCAACTGGAATATTTCAGGGTATACAACAGGTGGGGACAACTGGTATTCAGCAGTAGTGAAGCCACAAAAGGATGGGATGGAAAGGTCGGCGGACAGGACCAGGCCACTGGCACTTATGTATGGATGGTACAGGGTAAAGATTTCACAGGTAAGACCATCTTTAAAAAAGGAACTGTAGTTTTGATCCGCTAA
- the lnt gene encoding apolipoprotein N-acyltransferase, with product MKQVHPAWLSLAAGLILALAWPPLTLNFILFLAFVPLFLLLDKGLSRWRFLGWVYLAMLIWNAITTWWIWNSTGPGAVAAIMANSLLMCLPWLGAYNINKRLGHDLATWAFIPLWMTFEYIHLNWELSWPWLTLGNAFATYPEYIQWYEYTGTSGGTLWVLVVNVLLYQQIRPAMNGGQLRSGKISLPILLALALPLSISFLLRSIAKDAKQDNSAKATKNIVIVQPNIDPYAKFQVGSQDVQLSRLIGLSERAIDTHTALVIWPETALNLPNGIEEDSIRKNYFLMPVWAFLKKHPQIRLVTGVEGFRLFNSATKTVYSRRIPDTDIWYDSYNSAALLDSNGMASSYHKSKLVPGVETLPSFLRFMANWFEQFGGTTGGYARQDDRTVLTDSLHGFKIAPAICYESIYGEFLTGFVRNGANLLCVITNDGWWGNTAGHKQHLAYARLRAIETRRWVVRSANTGISAVIDPTGKIVDSKGWDEAAVLKHDVPQKEELTVYVRFGDILSKLMVSMAILILAFSTYRWWTGRKQNKP from the coding sequence TTGAAACAAGTTCATCCGGCCTGGTTGTCGCTCGCTGCTGGTTTGATACTGGCATTGGCCTGGCCTCCCCTTACACTCAACTTTATCCTTTTCCTGGCCTTTGTCCCCCTTTTCCTTTTGCTGGACAAAGGACTCTCCCGTTGGCGTTTTTTGGGATGGGTGTATCTCGCCATGCTGATCTGGAATGCCATCACCACCTGGTGGATCTGGAACTCAACCGGCCCCGGTGCTGTCGCTGCCATCATGGCCAATAGCCTGTTGATGTGCCTGCCCTGGTTGGGAGCCTATAATATCAACAAGCGGCTGGGGCATGACCTTGCCACCTGGGCCTTCATCCCGCTATGGATGACCTTCGAATACATTCACCTGAATTGGGAGCTGAGCTGGCCATGGCTGACCCTAGGCAATGCTTTTGCTACCTATCCGGAATACATCCAGTGGTATGAGTACACCGGCACCAGCGGTGGCACCCTCTGGGTATTGGTGGTAAACGTATTGCTGTACCAACAGATCAGGCCTGCCATGAATGGAGGCCAGCTGCGCTCCGGAAAGATATCCCTTCCCATCCTGCTGGCGCTTGCACTACCCCTAAGCATTTCCTTCCTCCTGCGTTCCATCGCAAAGGATGCTAAACAGGATAATAGTGCAAAGGCCACTAAGAATATCGTGATCGTACAACCGAACATTGACCCATATGCGAAATTTCAGGTTGGGTCCCAGGATGTTCAACTTTCCCGATTGATCGGCCTGAGTGAAAGGGCTATAGACACCCACACGGCACTGGTGATCTGGCCGGAAACTGCCCTTAACCTGCCCAATGGTATTGAGGAAGACAGCATCCGGAAGAACTATTTCCTAATGCCGGTATGGGCTTTCCTGAAAAAGCACCCGCAAATCAGGCTGGTAACAGGGGTAGAAGGGTTTCGTCTCTTCAATTCAGCCACCAAGACGGTCTATTCCCGCCGCATCCCGGATACCGATATCTGGTATGACAGCTACAATTCTGCCGCCCTCCTGGATTCCAACGGGATGGCTAGTTCCTATCATAAATCCAAGCTGGTTCCCGGGGTGGAAACCCTGCCCTCCTTCCTTCGTTTCATGGCCAACTGGTTTGAACAATTCGGGGGAACAACAGGTGGCTATGCCAGGCAGGACGACAGAACTGTCCTTACTGACTCCCTGCATGGCTTCAAGATTGCTCCTGCTATTTGCTATGAAAGCATTTACGGGGAATTCCTGACCGGCTTTGTGCGCAACGGAGCCAACCTCTTATGTGTCATCACCAATGATGGCTGGTGGGGCAATACAGCGGGACATAAACAACACCTTGCCTATGCAAGGCTTAGGGCCATTGAGACAAGGAGGTGGGTGGTCAGGAGTGCCAATACAGGGATTAGTGCAGTGATTGACCCTACCGGGAAAATAGTTGACTCCAAAGGATGGGATGAGGCTGCTGTTTTGAAACATGATGTCCCCCAAAAGGAGGAGCTTACTGTGTATGTGCGCTTTGGCGATATCCTCTCAAAATTGATGGTCTCAATGGCCATTCTAATCCTGGCTTTCAGTACATACCGGTGGTGGACTGGAAGGAAGCAAAACAAACCATAA
- the guaB gene encoding IMP dehydrogenase: protein MATRRSTTRTPDLSSKFFGEGLTFDDVLLVPAFSQVLPREVNIQTKLTKSITLNIPMLSAAMDTVTEAQLAIALAREGGIGILHKNMTIEKQAEQVRKVKRSESGMIIDPVTLHEDATIGDALKLMKENKIGGIPIIDNKNKLVGILTNRDLRFEQSKSKKVSEVMTSEKLVTAPEGTDLRKAEKILQQHKIEKLPVVKKDGTLLGLITYRDILQLQSHPNANKDGFGRLLAGAAIGITKDMLDRVAALQHVGVDVICLDSAHGHSKGVMEALRNVKKNFKKMQVIAGNVGTAAGAKALAEAGADCVKIGIGPGSICTTRIVAGAGVPQLTAIMEAYKALQPLGIPLIADGGIRYTGDMVKALAAGADCVMMGSVFAGVEESPGETIIYEGRKFKEYRGMGSIGAMAQGSSDRYFQDVEDDIKKLVPEGIEGRVAYKGFLREVVSQFVGGLRAGMGYCGAKDMKTLQASAQFIKITNAGMKESHAHDVDITKEAPNYSRK, encoded by the coding sequence ATGGCAACAAGAAGAAGTACTACCCGCACACCCGATTTATCATCAAAATTTTTTGGAGAAGGCCTGACCTTCGATGATGTACTACTGGTTCCTGCCTTTTCGCAGGTTTTACCCCGTGAAGTAAATATCCAGACCAAGCTGACCAAAAGCATCACGCTGAACATCCCGATGCTTTCTGCAGCCATGGATACCGTAACAGAAGCCCAACTGGCCATTGCCCTGGCAAGGGAGGGTGGTATTGGCATCCTGCACAAGAACATGACCATTGAAAAGCAGGCAGAACAGGTACGTAAAGTAAAACGCTCTGAAAGCGGAATGATCATTGACCCCGTTACCCTTCATGAGGATGCCACCATTGGTGATGCCCTCAAACTCATGAAGGAAAACAAGATCGGCGGTATTCCCATTATCGACAATAAAAATAAACTGGTTGGCATCCTTACCAACCGCGACCTCCGCTTTGAGCAAAGCAAAAGCAAAAAAGTGAGCGAGGTGATGACCAGCGAAAAACTGGTTACCGCACCGGAAGGTACCGACCTCAGGAAAGCAGAAAAGATCCTCCAGCAACATAAGATCGAGAAACTCCCGGTGGTGAAAAAGGATGGCACACTGTTAGGCCTGATCACCTATCGCGATATCCTCCAGCTCCAAAGCCATCCCAATGCCAATAAGGACGGTTTCGGCCGCCTGCTGGCAGGTGCGGCGATCGGCATTACCAAAGACATGCTCGACAGGGTTGCCGCCCTCCAGCATGTAGGGGTGGATGTGATCTGCCTGGATAGCGCCCATGGCCATTCCAAAGGCGTAATGGAAGCACTCAGGAATGTTAAGAAGAACTTTAAGAAAATGCAGGTGATCGCCGGTAACGTAGGAACCGCAGCCGGTGCGAAAGCCCTTGCAGAAGCAGGAGCAGACTGTGTTAAGATAGGAATTGGCCCGGGATCCATCTGTACGACCAGGATCGTTGCCGGAGCCGGTGTACCCCAACTCACAGCTATCATGGAAGCCTATAAGGCGCTGCAGCCACTGGGTATTCCCCTGATCGCGGATGGTGGTATCCGTTATACCGGTGATATGGTGAAAGCCCTCGCTGCCGGTGCTGATTGTGTAATGATGGGTAGCGTGTTTGCAGGTGTGGAAGAAAGCCCTGGCGAGACCATCATCTACGAAGGAAGGAAGTTCAAGGAATACCGTGGCATGGGTTCAATTGGCGCCATGGCACAGGGTTCCAGCGACCGCTATTTCCAGGATGTGGAAGACGATATCAAGAAACTGGTACCCGAAGGCATTGAAGGCCGTGTTGCTTATAAAGGCTTCCTCCGCGAAGTGGTATCCCAGTTCGTTGGGGGCCTCAGGGCTGGTATGGGCTATTGTGGAGCCAAGGATATGAAGACCCTTCAGGCTAGCGCCCAGTTCATCAAGATCACCAATGCCGGTATGAAAGAGAGCCACGCCCACGATGTGGACATCACCAAGGAAGCTCCTAATTACAGCAGGAAATAA
- a CDS encoding 7-carboxy-7-deazaguanine synthase QueE — protein MNTIAIQSNTTTLPVMEAFYTLQGEGFHQGKAAYFIRLGGCDVGCVWCDVKDSWDVSKHPQLTINDIVEEACQYPGRLAVITGGEPLMHNLDALTKALHEAGFQTNIETSGSSPLSGEWDWICLSPKKFKAPLPEVITHAHELKVVVFNKSDFAWAEKYAELVNPDCKLYLQPEWEKRDAMLPLIIDYIKAHPQWELSIQSHKYINVP, from the coding sequence TTGAATACCATCGCTATCCAATCAAACACGACCACCCTGCCGGTGATGGAAGCTTTTTACACCCTACAGGGGGAAGGCTTCCATCAGGGCAAGGCCGCCTATTTCATCCGCCTCGGGGGCTGTGATGTGGGTTGCGTATGGTGCGATGTAAAAGATAGCTGGGATGTCAGTAAACATCCGCAACTTACTATCAATGATATTGTGGAAGAAGCCTGCCAATATCCGGGAAGGCTGGCGGTTATTACCGGTGGGGAACCCCTCATGCATAACCTCGATGCCCTGACCAAGGCACTTCACGAGGCAGGCTTCCAGACCAATATTGAAACATCAGGATCCAGCCCGCTCAGCGGGGAATGGGACTGGATCTGCCTCTCCCCTAAAAAATTCAAGGCGCCCCTGCCAGAGGTCATTACCCATGCACATGAGTTAAAAGTGGTGGTCTTCAACAAATCCGACTTTGCCTGGGCGGAGAAATATGCCGAACTGGTTAACCCCGATTGCAAACTTTACCTGCAACCTGAATGGGAAAAAAGGGATGCCATGCTGCCGCTGATCATTGATTACATCAAAGCCCACCCCCAGTGGGAGCTTAGCATTCAATCCCACAAGTACATCAACGTACCTTAG